A DNA window from Janibacter sp. A1S7 contains the following coding sequences:
- a CDS encoding nucleotide pyrophosphohydrolase: MNTEPWTERIREFAQERDWEQFHNPKNLAMALSVEVSELVEIFQWMPPEEAAAVMTGARAKDVRDEVADILTYLLRFADVTGIDLDAALTAKAEDNERRYTVARAKGSSAKAGH; this comes from the coding sequence ATGAACACCGAACCTTGGACGGAGCGGATCCGCGAGTTCGCTCAAGAGCGCGACTGGGAGCAGTTCCACAACCCGAAGAATCTCGCGATGGCGTTGTCCGTCGAGGTGAGCGAGCTGGTCGAGATCTTCCAGTGGATGCCCCCGGAGGAAGCTGCCGCCGTCATGACCGGCGCCAGGGCCAAGGATGTCCGCGACGAGGTGGCGGACATCCTCACGTACCTGTTGCGGTTCGCCGACGTCACCGGCATCGACCTCGACGCCGCTCTGACAGCCAAGGCGGAAGACAACGAGCGGCGGTACACGGTCGCCCGCGCCAAGGGGTCCTCCGCCAAGGCCGGTCACTGA